One genomic window of Aquificaceae bacterium includes the following:
- the mgtA gene encoding magnesium-translocating P-type ATPase, which produces MSYRGLSHEEVDRRLKLYGYNSLRERRSSDLQLFLSQFKNPFIYLLILTATFSYILGETTDTLIILLILLISGFIGFLQERSANRSVEKLLSRVKTTAIVIREGERREVPVEEVVVDDIVVLTAGRIVPADILLIEAKDLFVDEAFLTGEAYPVEKREGERTYMGTSVISGYGIGRVEKTGRNTRYGQVVEKLKHGKEETDFEKGLRNLGFVLLQIASAMVIVVFAINAHLHKGVIDSLLYALSVGIGITPFLLPVIVNVTLSHSARLIATRGIITRRLSSLYNLGNMTILCTDKTGTLTQGKMDVLAFLNALGKEDEKVRLYACLNAMMQTGYRNPIDEAIKSKFNKEYLEDFTKADEIPFDFQRKRLSILVRTKEGNFILITKGAYKNILEVCSYASVEGRILRIEELKGKIEEIYQRYSEQGYKVIALAYKDLRKDNIAYTDEREMIFGGFIVLHDPIKQDSKKTIQELMALGVDLRIVTGDNILVAKKFAKDLGLPEKIISGEELRKYPAEALTAIVRDFYVFAELDPMQKEDIVLALRRLGHVVGYMGDGANDLLAMRASDVALSVENAMDVVKESADIVFSNPDLAGIREAIVEGRRAFLNSMKYSRIQTSSNFGNMLSVLGASFLVPFIPLLPYQVLTLNLLADLSFLTLPSDNVDEEKLKKPTSWDLSKLKKFIVFFGPVSSIFDYATFFYAMHILRAGPDTFRSLWFLESLVTQSLVLLFLRTDKTAFLQSRPSKALVLTVLGVLSSGVFLLYSPFGRLLGLYPLGVEQLIFVFIVTLSYVFLVEMVKRLYAARLSN; this is translated from the coding sequence ATGTCCTATAGAGGTCTAAGTCATGAGGAAGTAGACAGAAGATTAAAGCTATACGGATACAATAGCTTGAGAGAAAGAAGGTCATCAGACCTTCAACTTTTCCTTTCTCAGTTTAAAAACCCCTTCATATACCTGCTGATTCTCACAGCTACCTTCTCATACATCCTCGGTGAGACTACAGATACCCTCATAATCCTTCTGATTCTTCTAATCTCTGGTTTTATAGGCTTCCTGCAGGAAAGGTCTGCAAACAGGTCCGTGGAAAAACTCCTCAGTAGAGTAAAGACCACAGCTATTGTAATTAGAGAGGGGGAAAGGAGAGAAGTTCCGGTTGAGGAAGTGGTTGTTGACGATATTGTGGTCCTGACTGCAGGCCGCATAGTCCCTGCAGATATTCTTCTCATAGAAGCAAAGGATTTATTCGTAGACGAAGCCTTTCTCACCGGTGAGGCGTATCCCGTAGAAAAGCGTGAAGGTGAAAGGACTTACATGGGCACGAGTGTCATAAGCGGCTACGGTATTGGTAGAGTTGAAAAGACAGGAAGGAACACGCGATACGGCCAGGTTGTTGAGAAACTAAAGCATGGAAAAGAAGAAACGGACTTTGAAAAGGGGCTCAGAAACCTTGGTTTTGTTCTATTGCAGATAGCTTCAGCTATGGTAATAGTGGTCTTTGCAATAAACGCTCATCTCCACAAGGGTGTAATCGACTCCCTTCTATATGCTCTTTCTGTTGGCATAGGGATAACACCCTTTCTGCTACCGGTTATTGTGAATGTAACCCTTTCTCACAGCGCGAGACTTATAGCAACAAGAGGAATAATAACCAGAAGGCTCTCCTCCCTTTACAATCTAGGGAACATGACCATACTCTGCACAGACAAGACAGGAACCCTGACTCAGGGGAAGATGGATGTTCTGGCCTTTCTAAACGCCCTTGGAAAGGAGGATGAAAAAGTCAGACTTTATGCCTGTCTTAACGCCATGATGCAGACTGGCTACAGAAATCCAATAGACGAAGCCATTAAGTCAAAGTTTAACAAAGAATACCTGGAGGATTTTACAAAGGCAGATGAAATACCCTTTGATTTTCAGAGAAAAAGGCTTTCCATACTTGTCAGAACAAAAGAAGGGAATTTTATACTCATCACAAAAGGAGCATATAAAAACATACTTGAAGTATGCTCTTACGCCTCAGTTGAAGGTAGAATCTTAAGAATAGAAGAATTAAAGGGTAAGATTGAAGAAATCTATCAGAGATATAGCGAACAGGGATACAAAGTCATAGCTCTAGCATATAAAGACCTCAGAAAAGATAATATCGCCTACACTGATGAAAGAGAGATGATATTTGGAGGATTTATAGTGCTTCATGACCCGATAAAGCAAGACTCAAAGAAAACTATTCAGGAATTAATGGCTCTTGGAGTTGATTTAAGAATAGTAACGGGAGACAATATACTCGTAGCCAAAAAATTTGCAAAGGATTTGGGTCTCCCAGAGAAAATTATATCCGGTGAAGAGCTGAGAAAATATCCAGCGGAGGCTTTGACAGCAATAGTCAGGGATTTTTATGTTTTTGCAGAACTTGACCCCATGCAGAAGGAAGACATAGTTCTTGCATTAAGAAGGCTTGGTCATGTGGTGGGTTATATGGGCGATGGTGCCAATGATTTGCTTGCTATGAGAGCATCAGATGTTGCACTGTCTGTGGAAAATGCAATGGATGTGGTCAAAGAGTCTGCAGATATCGTTTTTTCAAACCCAGACCTTGCAGGCATAAGGGAAGCAATTGTTGAGGGGAGGAGAGCCTTTTTGAACAGTATGAAGTATTCAAGAATACAGACAAGCTCCAATTTTGGAAACATGTTGTCTGTGTTGGGTGCTTCCTTTCTTGTGCCTTTCATCCCACTTCTTCCCTATCAGGTTTTAACTTTGAATCTTCTTGCAGACCTATCTTTCCTGACCCTTCCATCTGATAATGTGGATGAGGAAAAGCTTAAAAAACCAACCTCCTGGGACTTATCAAAGCTCAAGAAGTTTATCGTCTTTTTTGGTCCTGTAAGCTCTATCTTTGATTACGCAACCTTCTTCTACGCCATGCATATACTCAGGGCAGGGCCGGATACATTCAGGTCTCTCTGGTTTCTTGAAAGCCTTGTCACTCAGAGCCTCGTCCTCCTCTTCTTAAGAACTGATAAAACTGCCTTTTTACAGAGCAGGCCCTCTAAGGCTCTTGTGCTTACAGTCCTCGGAGTCTTGAGCTCTGGAGTTTTCCTCCTCTATTCACCCTTTGGAAGGCTCCTTGGGCTATATCCTCTTGGTGTAGAGCAGCTCATCTTCGTGTTCATAGTGACGCTCTCTTACGTTTTTCTTGTGGAGATGGTAAAAAGGTTATATGCTGCGAGACTCAGTAATTAA
- a CDS encoding TlpA disulfide reductase family protein, with protein sequence MRTLRKRYLPAFRYFARVFFLLPLFLLLSCSRDTLPRVQVRDLEGRGVYLSDLKGRPIILYVWSRTCAGHSEHLKKLNRLVEEKKEYLIISYAVAMEPEDVLKSYRELNIEPRFLTLVDTEVRFNDHFPITFLPSTFIFDERGRFVRSSPGLNY encoded by the coding sequence TTGCGGACTTTAAGGAAAAGATACTTGCCCGCGTTTAGATACTTTGCCCGTGTCTTCTTTCTCCTCCCCCTTTTTTTACTCCTTTCCTGCTCACGGGACACCCTGCCCAGGGTGCAGGTCAGAGACCTTGAGGGCAGGGGCGTATACCTTTCAGACTTAAAGGGCAGACCCATTATCCTTTACGTATGGAGCAGGACCTGCGCCGGGCACAGCGAGCATCTGAAGAAGCTAAACAGGCTCGTGGAAGAAAAGAAGGAATACCTTATCATCTCCTATGCGGTCGCCATGGAGCCCGAGGATGTTCTCAAGAGCTACAGAGAGCTCAACATAGAACCGCGTTTTCTCACCCTTGTGGACACAGAGGTCAGGTTCAACGACCACTTTCCCATAACCTTTCTGCCCTCCACCTTTATCTTTGACGAGAGGGGTAGGTTTGTGAGGAGTTCACCAGGACTTAATTACTGA
- the thrC gene encoding threonine synthase, which yields MAKVLGLKCRECGREYSIEPMHVCEFCFGPLEVVYDYDEIKGKISRESIEKGPKSLWRYIDLLPVEKPRVGLSAGFTPLRKAENLGRMLGLENLYIKDDSVNHPTLSFKDRVVSVAISKAMEFGFDTAACASTGNLANSVASHSAQAGLNCFVFIPANLESQKIYGSLVFAPTVVAVEGTYDDVNRLCSEIASELQWAFVNINIRPFYAEGSKTLAFEVVEQLGWKAPDAVVAPAASGSLVTKIWKGLKELLKVGLIEELRTRVYGAQAEGCSPIASAWKEGRDYIIPVRPNTIAKSIAIGNPADGIYALQVTRESGGDWETATDEEIIDGIKLLAETEGIFTETAGGTTIAVLKKLAQRGAFRRDEVVVAYITGNGYKTMEVLDNHLKETIHIKPSLADFKEKILARV from the coding sequence ATGGCAAAGGTTCTGGGACTCAAATGCAGGGAATGCGGAAGGGAGTATTCCATAGAACCCATGCACGTGTGCGAGTTCTGTTTTGGACCTCTGGAGGTAGTCTATGACTACGATGAGATAAAAGGGAAAATAAGCAGGGAAAGTATAGAGAAAGGTCCAAAAAGCCTCTGGAGATACATAGACCTTCTGCCGGTGGAGAAGCCAAGAGTGGGGCTGAGTGCCGGCTTTACGCCTCTCAGGAAGGCGGAGAACCTGGGGAGAATGCTGGGGCTTGAAAACCTGTATATTAAGGACGATTCGGTAAACCATCCCACGCTCTCCTTCAAGGACAGGGTCGTATCCGTTGCCATATCCAAGGCTATGGAGTTTGGCTTTGATACTGCCGCATGCGCCTCTACAGGAAACCTTGCCAATTCGGTGGCGAGCCATTCTGCACAGGCAGGCCTCAACTGTTTTGTCTTTATACCTGCAAACCTCGAATCCCAGAAGATATATGGTAGCCTTGTCTTTGCTCCCACAGTGGTTGCGGTGGAGGGCACTTATGACGATGTGAACAGGCTCTGCTCTGAGATTGCCAGCGAGCTTCAGTGGGCCTTTGTGAACATAAACATAAGACCCTTCTACGCAGAAGGCTCAAAGACCCTTGCCTTTGAGGTGGTGGAACAGTTGGGCTGGAAGGCTCCCGATGCTGTGGTGGCACCTGCAGCCTCAGGCTCATTGGTTACCAAAATATGGAAAGGTTTAAAAGAGCTCCTGAAGGTGGGTCTTATAGAGGAGCTCAGGACTAGAGTATACGGAGCTCAGGCGGAAGGTTGCTCCCCAATAGCAAGCGCCTGGAAAGAAGGCAGAGACTACATAATCCCCGTGCGTCCCAACACCATTGCCAAGTCCATAGCCATAGGAAACCCCGCAGACGGCATATACGCACTACAGGTCACAAGGGAAAGCGGAGGAGACTGGGAAACTGCCACTGACGAGGAAATAATAGATGGCATCAAACTCCTTGCGGAGACAGAAGGTATATTCACAGAGACCGCCGGTGGGACAACCATAGCAGTCCTCAAAAAGCTCGCCCAGAGGGGAGCCTTCAGAAGGGACGAGGTGGTGGTCGCCTACATTACAGGCAACGGATACAAGACCATGGAAGTTCTTGACAATCATCTGAAAGAGACTATACATATAAAACCGAGCCTTGCGGACTTTAAGGAAAAGATACTTGCCCGCGTTTAG
- a CDS encoding DUF3782 domain-containing protein: MAKKVFVEKAKRFLKNVLQEPELREYVIRELSTHFADKEKTEDNLEKLYREVVRIGDELVRLREEQEKGWQEQSALWQEQNRRWEVQERRWEEQQKINRELIEEIKKLHRKYDTGTDAQGARWGLRAESSFREAIKGILEEDFPVKVERYLAYDEEGEVFGKPHQIELDLIIKNGKTILAEIKSSMSKSDVFVLKRTVDFYKKKEGRELDRVLVIFPMVDSKAMELAEEYGFEAYSYPEDVEGLNEKQ; encoded by the coding sequence ATGGCAAAAAAAGTTTTTGTTGAGAAGGCAAAGAGGTTTTTGAAAAATGTTCTGCAAGAGCCTGAACTCCGGGAGTATGTAATAAGAGAGCTCTCTACGCACTTTGCGGACAAGGAAAAAACAGAGGACAACCTTGAAAAGCTATACAGAGAAGTGGTCAGGATAGGTGATGAGCTTGTAAGGCTCAGAGAAGAACAGGAAAAGGGGTGGCAGGAGCAGAGCGCCCTTTGGCAGGAGCAAAACAGACGATGGGAAGTGCAGGAAAGACGCTGGGAGGAACAGCAGAAAATAAACAGGGAGCTTATAGAGGAGATAAAGAAACTCCATAGGAAGTATGACACAGGTACAGATGCTCAGGGTGCAAGGTGGGGACTAAGGGCTGAAAGCTCCTTCAGAGAAGCCATAAAAGGCATACTGGAAGAGGATTTTCCTGTAAAGGTAGAGAGATACCTCGCCTATGATGAAGAGGGAGAAGTTTTTGGAAAACCCCACCAGATAGAGCTTGACCTTATAATAAAGAACGGGAAAACCATACTGGCAGAGATAAAGTCTTCCATGAGCAAGTCTGACGTTTTTGTGCTAAAGAGGACGGTGGACTTCTATAAGAAGAAGGAAGGTAGAGAATTAGACAGAGTTCTCGTCATATTCCCGATGGTAGATTCAAAAGCAATGGAACTTGCAGAGGAATATGGCTTTGAGGCTTATTCCTATCCAGAAGATGTGGAGGGCTTGAATGAAAAACAGTGA
- the hemL gene encoding glutamate-1-semialdehyde 2,1-aminomutase: MKNSELFERARTLMPGGVSSPVRAFKAVGGEPIIVSRAQGSRLWDVEGKEYIDFLMSWGPLILGHAHPAVVSALQEQARKGLSYGLTNEHEITLAKLVVSAMPSVEMVRFVSSGTEATMSAIRLARGYTKRKYVVKFDGCYHGHADSLLVSAGSGVATLGIPGTPGVPEEIASLTLVIPYNNTEALEEVFRKYGENIACVIVEPVAGNMGVVLPKPGFLESIREITRRYGALVICDEVITNFRLSKGGAQELLGRDPDITCMGKILGGGMPLGAYGGRKEIMQMIAPEGPVYQAGTLSGNPLSVVAGIATLTELFRLNPYEELERLTNRLTSGISEILTEKGIPHRINQIASMFTLFFTEEEVYDYETAKKSDRELFGRFFRSLLKEGVLIPPAQFEAWFLSTAHTEEDIDLALERIERAVSEL; the protein is encoded by the coding sequence ATGAAAAACAGTGAACTTTTTGAAAGGGCAAGGACCCTCATGCCTGGAGGTGTGAGCTCTCCCGTAAGGGCTTTCAAGGCGGTTGGTGGTGAGCCCATAATAGTCTCAAGGGCTCAGGGCTCAAGGCTGTGGGATGTGGAGGGCAAGGAATACATAGACTTTCTCATGTCCTGGGGACCCCTTATTCTGGGGCATGCGCATCCTGCAGTGGTTTCTGCCCTTCAGGAGCAGGCAAGGAAAGGTCTATCTTACGGGCTTACAAACGAGCATGAGATAACTCTTGCAAAGCTTGTGGTTTCTGCTATGCCCTCTGTGGAGATGGTGAGGTTTGTCTCCTCTGGCACTGAGGCAACCATGTCCGCCATAAGGCTGGCAAGGGGCTACACGAAAAGAAAATACGTGGTCAAGTTTGACGGATGCTACCACGGGCATGCTGACTCTTTACTGGTGAGTGCAGGCTCAGGCGTTGCCACGCTGGGCATTCCGGGCACTCCAGGAGTGCCAGAGGAGATAGCAAGTCTGACCCTCGTTATTCCTTACAACAACACGGAGGCCCTTGAGGAAGTTTTCAGGAAATATGGAGAAAATATTGCCTGCGTGATAGTGGAGCCCGTGGCGGGCAACATGGGAGTGGTTCTGCCAAAGCCCGGTTTTTTGGAGAGCATAAGGGAGATAACCAGAAGGTATGGTGCACTTGTCATATGCGATGAGGTGATAACCAACTTCAGGCTTTCAAAGGGCGGGGCTCAGGAGCTACTGGGTAGAGACCCAGATATAACCTGCATGGGAAAGATACTGGGTGGTGGTATGCCACTGGGTGCCTACGGAGGAAGAAAAGAAATCATGCAGATGATAGCACCAGAAGGACCCGTCTATCAGGCGGGAACACTTTCTGGCAACCCCCTCTCTGTGGTGGCAGGCATTGCAACCCTTACAGAGCTTTTCAGACTAAACCCTTACGAAGAGCTTGAAAGGCTCACAAATAGGTTGACATCAGGCATTTCGGAGATACTCACAGAAAAGGGCATACCCCACAGGATAAACCAGATAGCCTCCATGTTTACCCTCTTCTTCACAGAGGAGGAGGTCTACGATTACGAGACTGCCAAAAAGTCAGATAGAGAACTCTTTGGAAGGTTCTTCAGAAGCCTGCTGAAGGAGGGTGTTCTTATACCGCCCGCTCAGTTTGAGGCGTGGTTTTTGAGCACAGCCCACACAGAAGAAGATATAGACCTTGCCCTTGAAAGAATAGAAAGGGCAGTATCAGAGCTCTGA
- a CDS encoding lytic transglycosylase domain-containing protein — protein MAYLENRDPILGQRILKEYPDAVFRDDLMFFLAKDAVLRGKKEEAGRLLMELNPRNLKEEYREEYLNLWRELNLDPKAGFLKSPVLFRGFIQYIELSPEEALTASEELFRRRYYREVVALLEGLDFQKVCFMLGTSLRALRESEKALQTFQECRDSRARAELAVMYYELEQREKTEELLSSIVDRNLVSDILFRLGRLNVQRGNFQEAINFFLRMEPSYRRDFNLGLSYYALGDYAKAFEHFLASVKYSQTRDEASTGNFWAYKCAILLRREDASEYLVKASNGAGFYHAVASSMLGLPVASRALRVVMEDESLPKTAGVVKAIWEAGFPEYARLEAFKRLRDLTSSDVIAISRLDPHLAVRLAVRKYGYGSFVYNAVAFPRPFRGKVEKASEKYSIESALIYAVMRQESLFDPYAVSVANARGLMQLIDSTAQYVARREGIRIRNIYDPETNITLGAAYLRYLLDQWKGDLVRTLASYNAGPTRVRSWPQHEDQYLFIETIPIRETRDYVKRVMYNYYVYSELLR, from the coding sequence ATGGCTTACCTGGAGAACAGAGACCCCATCCTGGGGCAAAGAATTCTTAAAGAATACCCGGATGCAGTTTTCAGAGATGACCTTATGTTTTTCCTGGCAAAGGATGCAGTGCTGAGGGGAAAAAAGGAAGAGGCAGGCAGGCTTCTCATGGAGCTAAACCCAAGAAATCTGAAAGAGGAATACAGAGAAGAATATCTGAACCTCTGGAGGGAACTTAATCTTGACCCGAAGGCAGGCTTTCTGAAGTCTCCTGTGCTTTTCAGAGGGTTTATCCAGTATATAGAACTTAGCCCTGAGGAAGCCCTTACGGCGTCAGAGGAACTTTTCAGGAGAAGGTATTACAGAGAAGTTGTTGCACTTCTTGAAGGTCTGGATTTTCAGAAGGTATGTTTTATGCTGGGCACCTCTCTCAGAGCCCTGAGGGAGAGTGAAAAAGCTCTTCAGACCTTTCAGGAGTGCAGGGACAGCAGGGCCAGGGCTGAGCTTGCAGTTATGTATTACGAGCTGGAGCAGAGGGAGAAGACGGAGGAACTTCTTTCTTCCATTGTAGACAGAAATCTGGTCTCTGATATCCTTTTCAGGCTTGGAAGGCTGAACGTGCAAAGGGGAAATTTTCAGGAAGCTATAAACTTTTTCCTGCGCATGGAACCCTCCTACAGAAGGGATTTTAACCTGGGCTTATCCTACTATGCTCTGGGAGATTACGCAAAAGCCTTTGAGCACTTTTTAGCCTCTGTGAAATACTCACAGACCAGAGATGAGGCATCTACGGGCAACTTCTGGGCATACAAGTGTGCCATACTTCTCAGAAGGGAGGATGCGAGTGAGTATCTTGTAAAGGCCTCCAATGGGGCGGGATTTTACCATGCAGTTGCCAGCTCCATGCTGGGTCTTCCGGTGGCGAGCAGGGCTTTGAGGGTTGTGATGGAGGACGAGAGCCTGCCGAAAACCGCAGGAGTGGTAAAGGCTATATGGGAGGCAGGTTTTCCAGAATACGCAAGGCTTGAGGCTTTTAAGAGGCTGAGGGATTTAACCTCCTCTGATGTGATTGCCATATCGCGTCTTGACCCGCATCTTGCTGTCAGACTTGCCGTGAGAAAGTATGGCTATGGTAGTTTTGTTTACAATGCGGTAGCCTTTCCCAGACCTTTCAGAGGTAAGGTAGAAAAAGCCTCTGAAAAATACTCCATAGAAAGTGCTCTCATATACGCGGTAATGAGGCAGGAAAGCTTGTTTGACCCTTATGCAGTATCCGTGGCAAACGCCAGGGGGCTCATGCAACTCATAGACAGCACTGCCCAGTATGTGGCAAGAAGGGAAGGCATACGCATAAGAAACATCTACGACCCAGAGACCAACATAACCCTTGGTGCCGCCTATCTGAGATACCTGCTTGACCAGTGGAAGGGAGACCTTGTGAGAACGCTCGCCAGCTACAACGCTGGACCCACAAGGGTAAGAAGCTGGCCTCAACATGAAGACCAGTATCTCTTTATAGAAACCATCCCCATCCGGGAGACCAGGGACTATGTGAAAAGGGTCATGTATAACTACTATGTCTATTCAGAGCTTCTCAGATAA
- the rpoZ gene encoding DNA-directed RNA polymerase subunit omega, whose product MSKRPSIEEALKRVSSRYELVHAAARRVSQLLERGEDIFVRDRTRGELIKKTFQAIEDIAQGKVQVVRLKRGSEND is encoded by the coding sequence ATGAGCAAAAGACCCAGTATAGAGGAAGCACTTAAGAGGGTGTCTTCAAGGTATGAGCTTGTGCATGCAGCGGCCAGAAGGGTAAGCCAGCTTCTGGAAAGGGGTGAAGACATTTTTGTAAGAGACAGGACAAGGGGTGAGCTCATAAAAAAGACCTTTCAGGCCATAGAGGACATAGCTCAGGGGAAAGTGCAGGTTGTGAGGCTCAAAAGGGGCTCTGAGAATGATTAA
- a CDS encoding nicotinate phosphoribosyltransferase, with protein sequence MPSKALFTDLYELTMAQAYLEAGKTGRAVFSLFVRKLPENRNFLLSCGLEPLLESLGEFRFGDEELKYIKSLGIFKSWFLDYLEEYQFRGDLYAIGEGKIVFQKEPLVQIEGSLPEVQILETLVINIIHFNTLIASKAARSYLASGGRTLVDFGLRRAHGLDAGLYSARACYMTGFAGTSNLEAGRKYGIPVFGTMAHSFVMVFEEEEEAFRAFARSFPERALFLIDTYDTLEGARKTLRLMKEGIRVVGVRIDSGDLLSLCRSVRELFDAEGFKDIKILVSGGLDEEDLQYLISQGAPVDIFGVGTKVLTSADAPYLDIAYKLVEYEGKPKFKLSPGKQTFPYKRQVVRHYEGGFMSYDEVIPYRDGGLVEPVCKEGSLIKPLPTLKEIREIFLEEISRMPPWLKSLRREKEYNVLLKEV encoded by the coding sequence ATGCCATCAAAGGCCCTCTTTACAGACCTTTATGAGCTTACCATGGCTCAGGCTTACCTTGAGGCTGGTAAAACAGGGAGGGCAGTTTTTAGCCTTTTTGTGAGAAAACTTCCAGAGAACAGAAACTTTCTCCTTTCCTGTGGTCTTGAGCCCCTGCTTGAATCTCTTGGTGAATTTAGGTTTGGTGATGAGGAGCTAAAATACATAAAGTCTCTTGGCATTTTTAAAAGCTGGTTTTTAGATTATCTTGAGGAATACCAGTTCAGGGGAGACCTCTATGCAATAGGGGAGGGAAAGATAGTCTTTCAGAAGGAGCCTCTGGTTCAGATTGAGGGGTCTCTACCAGAGGTGCAGATACTGGAAACTCTTGTTATAAACATCATCCACTTCAACACTCTAATTGCCTCCAAGGCTGCAAGGTCCTACCTGGCATCAGGAGGCAGAACACTTGTGGATTTTGGTCTGAGAAGGGCCCACGGACTTGACGCTGGACTTTACTCAGCAAGAGCCTGCTATATGACGGGCTTTGCCGGCACTTCAAACCTCGAGGCAGGCAGGAAATACGGAATTCCAGTCTTTGGCACCATGGCCCACTCTTTTGTTATGGTATTTGAAGAAGAGGAGGAAGCCTTCAGAGCTTTTGCGAGGAGCTTTCCAGAAAGGGCCCTTTTTCTTATAGACACTTATGATACTCTTGAGGGTGCAAGGAAGACTTTAAGGCTGATGAAGGAAGGCATAAGAGTTGTTGGGGTAAGAATTGACAGCGGAGACCTTCTGAGTTTATGCAGAAGCGTAAGGGAGCTTTTTGATGCTGAGGGCTTCAAGGACATAAAGATACTGGTCAGCGGTGGACTTGATGAGGAAGATCTGCAATATCTTATCTCGCAGGGTGCACCCGTGGATATTTTTGGTGTTGGCACAAAAGTCCTGACCTCTGCAGATGCCCCATACCTTGACATAGCCTACAAGCTTGTAGAGTATGAAGGAAAACCAAAGTTCAAGCTGAGCCCGGGAAAACAGACCTTTCCCTACAAGAGGCAGGTTGTAAGGCATTATGAAGGAGGTTTCATGTCTTACGATGAGGTAATTCCCTACAGGGATGGTGGGCTTGTGGAGCCCGTATGTAAAGAAGGGAGCCTGATAAAGCCTCTGCCTACTCTAAAAGAGATAAGAGAAATCTTCCTGGAGGAAATCTCCCGTATGCCCCCGTGGCTGAAGTCCCTCAGAAGGGAAAAGGAGTATAATGTTCTATTAAAGGAGGTTTGA